The window AAGACTCTTTCAGTTGTGCTGGTATTCTCTTCTACTGTTTCCTTCATCTGAATTGCATTGACCTGCATCGCACATGATAATACATGTAGTTTCAGACGTTGGAATAACACGATCATTCCGAGTGGGCAAAATGAAAATCGACGTACCTTAAGACGGTAGAGGGGAGCAGTAAACACTTCATTGAACACGAACGAATCATGGTCCTCCACGTCTCTACCTTTGGGTATCTAAATAtaagatagagagagaaaaggagtttaaattcataattcattttatattttctcccAGAAAAGACATCAAATGAAGATGTCGTCCACCTTTTGCAGTACTCTAACTTTTCCACAGGCAAGTGACTGTAAAGTTCTCCTGAGTTCTTTATCCTCAATTCCAGTAGATTCTCTAATGTCTTGAAAACTGAGCTTCTCAGCGTCGTTGAAAAGCATTAAAACCACGGTCTGGACGACAATGCACAGTTTAAATCTTTCGACATGGTAAGAAAATACAATGATTTCCCGCCCCATTTCATCCAAGAGAGACAAGGAAGAGTAATAAAAAGAGGTCCCACAGAATCCCTAAAAACAACCATAATGCCCAAAAGTAAACTCACCTGAAAAAGGGAAACGGCCAACTCTTTTTTACCTTTTGGGAACTCAGCTTTCAACACACAGTGGCCTAAGGAATTATGCCACATTAAGCGTCTCCCACTGTACTTGCTCAAATAGAACTCTTTGAAAATGTCCTACAACACAAAGCAAGGAAATCAAAGGATTACTCCAAATTACATGTACTCTTAAAGATCCATACTACTGTCTATTGATATCAACCTGGTAGACATTCAATTCGTGGGGAAGCCTAACGTCCATGGGAGGATAAGTTGGCCAATACCTATAGATTCAATAGGTTATTAAAATTGTTGTTAAAAGCGGAACAATGAAATAGAGTTAATCAGTAAATAACCACATTAATTACAACTTACCCAGTCGTTAAGACATGAACACTCATTTCAATCCCCATGGGAAGCTTTGTCCTCGCTTGGGATGATTGCTTGAAAGATTCATTGATCTCTTTAGACAATTCTATGTCCTAATACAATACACCAGAAAATGAATTTCAGGAGATCGTGAAAACTAACCACAATTCACAACTATTCGGCATTGtgtcaaaaacaaaatcacaaTTGTTggataaatctttaaaataaatttcagaAGTATGCACCTTAAACATTCCTTCAAGTTTGTTCGTAAACTGACTACCACACTCGGTCTTAAGCtgcaatgaagaaaaaagaactagTTAGCATTATTAAAACAACTACGAGCTAAAGAATTGGACAAACAAACTGTTGGCATGATTAGTAAATAAAACTCAACAATCactattgaaatttgaaacaaGGAAAACTAGTCCCCGACTTTGGAGATCATAGACTTCTCTGCATCAATGGAAGCACTCTTTCCTAGAAGAAGCCTCTTCGCTAGATCCTTCTTGTAAAAGGCTTCAAACACATCTTTGCCCTACATTGAACAAAATCAGGCAGGCTGtaaaaattgttttctttatggCAATTACAAGTGTGCATAAGCTATGGCAAAATAAAATAGCAAGTGGCCGAAAAATAATTTGAGATCAATTAGACAAATATGATAACTACCTGAATAAACCTGAACAGAACCAACACTTTGTCCAGGGTACCCTCCAATTCTTCTTCAGAAGTACCCTTATTTCCAGCACGgagtttttcatcaagaaacTTTGCAATCAGTTCGGCAGGACGATTCTACAGAAGGAAAATATTCGGCTGTTAGACCATATAATTGAACATAAACCTGCAGCTGAAATGAtgatacaaaagaaaatgttaaaagtatGTTAAGACATGCAAAGCTGATGAGTAAATCAAAAATAGGTCTTGAAAGTAATATAGATTAGCAGAATTAATTCACATATCGATAAAAGTTTGGTCCATAGTTTTTACAACTTATGATTATGAACAAGATCAAAGTCCAGTTTATCACATTAcatctgaagaaaaaaaagttgaactCTTCCTGCAAATCATGCTATAGCACTTGACTCAGCAGATATTGTTGCTTATTCACCTTGTCGCGCAATAAGGTGAACATTAGTTCTCaatgttttctttaataaatggGGTGAGCTGCCTCGACTCTCAACATCATCAGATATACGCTTTTAAACAAGGGTGACAAAGTACACCAGATAGAATAATACCAATTACAAGGTTATTAGTTCAATTATGTTGCAGTTTAAGAATGTGCATGATGCAccacttattttaattatcttcAACAATTAATGGGAATGGGAACATgctgaaaagaaaacaagaacacaaaCATGGAGAGAGTAGTACCTGACGAAGATTAATCAGATGCTCAAACGAATCCTTTATCGTATTGCAAAAAGCTTCATTCTTGGAAAAACTTTCTTCCCATATTGTATCAAGAGAAGCCTTAAATTCTAAAAGCGATGGGACCATATCCTTGTCCTTCTCATCATCCATGACAATATTTTGCCCAGTTCTTCGTATATATGAGCTAAGGGCTTGTCTTAGTGATTCAAGGGCATTGACCCTTGAAATAAGGTTGTACATTCTCAGAAGGTCTCCCATACGATTCCCATCCATCAGCAATGTAAAACCCTAAAGCCAAAAAAGAttctaaacaaatatattctGCAAGAAGACAATGTAGGAGCGAAGAATTTATggaagaataaagaaaattgagtTATTGATGGAACCTTATCAAGAATTGCAGATATATGACGTTCAAGGAGTTGTCTTTCTGTAGTTGCTATCAGTGGCTTTCTTGTACTTGAATCAAGGTAGTGCAAACATCTATCTTGCTCTGCCTGCAACCTCCCCTGGAACAACAGATACAGAACTGGAATTAACATAAATGGATGATTAGTGAGAAACACAAGAAGGAAGATTAACATTCGGTTCTTCAATGGACACAATGTGCAATCTTTTTTATGCCAAGGAATCAACCAACCCCTTCATGTTCATTAACTATGAGATTCAAAACTAAGAACTACTACTTAACCTATAATTCTGATCGACTTGGGATACTGCAAATTGCAGGTAAGTAGCCTCCAACATTTACCAAGCCATGTTCTCTTACTATTTATACAACCAAGAGATATCCAATGTTTAATGAGTGCAGAGTGTCCAACTGGGAATAAGAACGCGCATCCCCTTAATTCCAACTGGATTCAGCTGGGATATacaaaaaagaggaagaaaagaaaattaagagaagGTCCATTTTAATGTCCAACCTAGAAAACTTCAGCCCCTTTATTCCAGACCAGTTCTGATTTCCAGAACCTCAGAAGAGACTCCACGAGGCCAAACTCCTCCATCAACCGAAACCACCCTTTAGCGGCAAAAAcacaatgaagaagaatatgATAGAATGACTATCCTTGGAACATAAGTTGCAGACCAGccccttttttcttatttttacaaTCACGAGAGCATTTTCCTAATTTCTACCTTGAActtaggtttgatttccaatCATTGCTCcctactttttttatttaaaaaaagatttgggCAAGGTACAACTTTGGTCCTAGTGTTTATTTGGTCTTTGAAGTTTGAAATATAGTTCTAAGGAGTCCTGAACCTATTACCCGTTGGTTAACACCAAAACATTGACTAGGTTGTTAATTATTGACATAGATTgcttatttgtaatttttttaaattatattgaacGACactaaaatagtaaaaagttttgaaaaggaaacatTACAATTCGGGAAATCTGCTCCTCCATGCAACTGATAACACCCAACCTATCAAAACGTTTCTACAACCTCATACTGAAGCTTCTGATGGCAGAGCAATGACTTGAGATTGCAACCCAGCTTTTAAATCACCCACCCGATTCATTTGTTGTTCAATCATAGAAAAGAACTGATGAAATTGGGAGATCAAAATGGAGTGGATCGACGATGAAGGCATAGAACAAACTGAGCATCAAATTCATCttcaatttgattaaattCATCATGCTTCATCTACTCGACTCTTCAATTGCTCGTTTGTTCACGAGGAATTTGATGTGATTGGGAATGAGAATGGAGACAAGAGGATTTATAAAGGGGGTAGTGTGTGTTTATGGATAGGGGAGTTTCCTTCTTTTTAGATTCCAAAGTTTGAGAGGGGGTTGTTCGTGTTTTCATTTTACCGTAGACGTCGGctggaggaggagaagaaaggagaagGGAAGAGAAAAGGAACGAGTAGGGAagagggaaaaggaaaaggaagttaaaaaaaaaaaattacctaaGCCAAAATTAGTATGAAAATTGAAACCTCAACTAAAAATTGTCACATCAACATGGTACCTAATTTTTAGGTAAGTCAACTAATATTCAACTTAACTCAGGACCATTTAGAACCATTTTTTCAATCCTTCAGgacaaaaatttagattttgaaaccCCAGAGACCAAATAAACACCAACCTCATACCAGAGGTACTAAAAGTGTATTTTTCCCAAAAGATTTACTGCGTACTTAATCAATGTATAATCATGGCTAAGAAAAAAGCAAGATTATCACAAAGATAGATGAATGCAAACCTCTGCATGCTTTAAATATTCTGAAACGTCTGACTGCTGCATGTGTTTCATGCCTTCAGCAGCATAGAACTCCGAAGTGTATTCAAGGAATGGCTTTTCAAAGCTCTCTGAGTAAATTCCTAGCGCAGTAAACATCTTCAAAAGGTGGTTGAGGAGAGTCCGATTAACTGCTTCACCTAGCCTAAAAGACCAATTAAAGATCCATGTTAGTCAATTATTTTACATAATACATATATAATGTGGAATAACCTAGTAGATAAACTAATTgtaaaaaactttttattttacttcataATGAATATTCAAACCTCAGTAAAATTGGCTCATGctgttttatgaaattctgAAATTCTAATGCATGGTGGGAAACAGGAAAGATTCCAATATAAAGTAATCTACACTTGCAAACTTGTAATGTCTCGTTTGGATTGCACGCCGTAGATAATTGTGTCAATTTAGAAAAAACTACATGAAGCAAATAATTCCCACGGATGAGAAGTAAAGGAACGGGAAGATTCACCCATATAGGGATTACTGATCGGTAATGTGTCAGTATcactaatataaaattttcaaccatcaaagacagattttttttttttataagaggcaatttcattgatgattgaaatttacaagagGGATGTATAATCCATGgtgtttacaaaagaccttcccaatttgcAACGAGGGAGGTAataactataggaagtaaaagtattagacaatttacaccaagatatagct is drawn from Cucurbita pepo subsp. pepo cultivar mu-cu-16 chromosome LG09, ASM280686v2, whole genome shotgun sequence and contains these coding sequences:
- the LOC111801834 gene encoding cullin-4-like, yielding MSLPTKRSATATANTAASSVVSSSPTSTASISSPPMKKTKSQPLSTSLDPNKNGLNHLDRPSSNITSSALVDDADFDPSSMALDEDLKPDDSHLIGTSRAVATNLSRKKATLPQPAKKLVIKLVKAKPTLPANFEEDTWAKLKSAICAIFLKQPNSCDLEKLYQAVNDLCLHKMGGNLYRRIEKECELHISAALQSLVGQSPDLVVFLAYVEKCWQDFCDQMLMIRGIALYLDRTYVKQTPSVCSLWDMGLQLFRKHLSLSSEVEHKTVTGLLRMIEKERLGEAVNRTLLNHLLKMFTALGIYSESFEKPFLEYTSEFYAAEGMKHMQQSDVSEYLKHAEGRLQAEQDRCLHYLDSSTRKPLIATTERQLLERHISAILDKGFTLLMDGNRMGDLLRMYNLISRVNALESLRQALSSYIRRTGQNIVMDDEKDKDMVPSLLEFKASLDTIWEESFSKNEAFCNTIKDSFEHLINLRQNRPAELIAKFLDEKLRAGNKGTSEEELEGTLDKVLVLFRFIQGKDVFEAFYKKDLAKRLLLGKSASIDAEKSMISKLKTECGSQFTNKLEGMFKDIELSKEINESFKQSSQARTKLPMGIEMSVHVLTTGYWPTYPPMDVRLPHELNVYQDIFKEFYLSKYSGRRLMWHNSLGHCVLKAEFPKGKKELAVSLFQTVVLMLFNDAEKLSFQDIRESTGIEDKELRRTLQSLACGKVRVLQKIPKGRDVEDHDSFVFNEVFTAPLYRLKVNAIQMKETVEENTSTTERVFQDRQYQVDAAIVRIMKTRKVLSHTLLITELFQQLKFPIKPADLKKRIESLIDREYLERDKSNPQIYNYLA